A region of Chelonia mydas isolate rCheMyd1 chromosome 7, rCheMyd1.pri.v2, whole genome shotgun sequence DNA encodes the following proteins:
- the PRLHR gene encoding LOW QUALITY PROTEIN: prolactin-releasing peptide receptor (The sequence of the model RefSeq protein was modified relative to this genomic sequence to represent the inferred CDS: substituted 1 base at 1 genomic stop codon) translates to MLVLFQSLQLVHQLKVLIILLYTVMVVVGMVGNCLLVHVMVRVKKMHNVTNFLIRNVALSDVAMCTTCIPLTLAYVFEPCGWIFSNAMCYFVFSMQPVTVYVSVFTLATIAVDRYIVIVHPLRRRISLHLGVYVVLFIWIFCCCLALPAMAYNYYVELGQQELTLCEEFWGEQEQQQQTYVLFLLLIIYLCTLLAILVSYTKISLKLKKRVMPGTITHSQANWDRARRKRTFCLLVMVVVVFGLCWLPLLTFNLIQDININAIDAYYLSLVQLLCHWFAMSSAXYNPFIYGWLHNSFREELKKLLVWHRKVAPYGQSVTVSVVI, encoded by the coding sequence ATGTTGGTACTGTTCCAGAGCTTGCAGCTGGTGCACCAGCTGAAGGTGCTGATCATCCTGCTGTACACAGTCATGGTGGTGGTGGGCATGGTGGGGAACTGCTTGCTGGTGCACGTCATGGTGCGGGTGAAGAAGATGCACAACGTCACCAACTTCCTGATCAGGAATGTGGCCCTGTCAGATGTGGCCATGTGCACCACTTGCATCCCACTCACCTTGGCCTACGTCTTTGAGCCCTGCGGCTGGATCTTCAGCAACGCCATGTGCTACTTTGTCTTCTCCATGCAGCCTGTCACCGTCTACGTGTCTGTCTTCACCCTGGCCACCATTGCCGTGGACCGCTACATTGTCATTGTGCATCCACTGCGGCGCCGCATCTCACTGCACCTGGGTGTCTATGTGGTGCTCTTCATCTGGATCTTCTGTTGCTGCCTGGCACTGCCAGCCATGGCCTACAACTACTACGTGGAACTCGGCCAGCAGGAGCTCACCCTGTGCGAGGAATTCTGGGGGGAACAAGAGCAACAGCAGCAGACCTATGTGCTCTTCCTGCTGCTTATCATCTACCTCTGCACCCTGCTAGCCATCCTGGTCTCCTACACCAAGATCTCCCTCAAGCTCAAGAAGAGGGTCATGCCTGGTACCATCACTCACAGTCAGGCCAACTGGGACAGAGCCAGGCGCAAGAGGACCTTCTGCCTGCTGGttatggtggtggtggtcttcGGGTTGTGCTGGCTGCCCTTGCTCACCTTCAACCTCATCCAGGACATCAACATCAATGCCATTGATGCCTATTATCTTAGCCTTGTCCAGCTGCTGTGCCACTGGTTTGCTATGAGCTCTGCCTGATACAACCCCTTCATATATGGCTGGCTGCACAATAGCTTTAGGGAGGAGCTAAAGAAGTTATTGGTCTGGCACAGGAAAGTGGCTCCTTATGGGCAAAGCGTGACAGTGAGTGTTGTCATCTGA